The genome window AAAGCCAATACCCCGTACATATTCTGCAGAGATATCAGCTACAACTGActacaaacaataataaataaattatgtatagatatttgaatttattataaacaatatagaTTAATTCAGCTGAAGTTAGTACCTTTACTACATGGCAAACTGCACTCCAAATATTATCAGAtgattgttcataaaaattaggAGCGGGGTGGAAAATTTCAAGTGGGCATGTCGTCATTTTCAGTATCTTTCCTGTGGAAGACACTAGAGCAGCTCGAGCACTTCCTGTTCCTACATCAACACCCACATAGTAATCCATGTCTATATTCCTTGGAACCAGCACCTAAATTTTGTACCTTTCACTAAGAGAATCCAACTGAATGCTCTACTTCAGGTAGAATCATTATGAGTTGCAAATAAGAGTACATAACCATTATCAGTGAAGCTTTAGCGTAATCACaggcatattttttaatctcacaTGACCCTGAAATAACTCctgcaataataagaaatagtgAAGCAgtagcaatataaataataacttatTACTATATGCTTCTCTCTTCTAGTTTATTCTAGATTAAATGCGAAGAACGAAAAGCGATTTatcaaaaaagttatttttcattaaataagcaatatagaattaaattgcaaaaatatagggcaaaatgtatatactgtattgaaaagttagatctaaaaaaataatattgtaaacggtatacaataatattacgtaaatacgATGACATAGTACGCGGAAACTCGTATATGGAAACATGTGTgcataaaaaattctacgtgtaTTATCTTGTTTAATTGTACTACTTCGTACCATagtctatatttttcaaacatttcatgtAGAGTTCCATTAAAGTctccgataattaattaaaggagaaaatgttattcattcaaaagataacaatgaattcgaaataaagaacgaaagattacattattagaaaaaattattagaaatatggcACACATTGAACGCACGTGTGCAACTGTGTTTGACAGTGACCTAGCATTACCTTATCTATCGAATAATCAAGTGCAGTGCACGTGGATGCAGCGCCGTTTCGTATgttataattttgtgaaaacGTGCAATGTATCagtattttgttgttaaatggcgtaaatttattaattgttcatATTCTTACTATGGAATCTCTTGCTAAGTGTTGTTTTCTGGAGCAATTGATGCTTTAGTGTATTGcatataacctaaaaccatggtTCGCTTTAAAAacaggtaataaaatattctacatttgtttatttattttgataattcagtaatagaatttctatgtttttttattataaactattattatgtctatttatttattatatatttttattaaatactttattacaatctatgttttcacgaatgtgcaatttgtgtaattaattctacatatattcgtagatacataatatttgaaataactgtTGGTGATAAATCTAACAAGCctttacaattaaaaactaTGATTTTGCATAATGCTATTCAACAAAAAGTACAACAGTTGTATGGTGATTTTGGAGTTGCAGCGATAAAAGCTGGTTTTAGCGGTAATATAAAATCTTTGCATTGAAATTGGTATAAGTTGAAAGCGGAAGATTGAATTTGgaatatatatgtgatatacgattttataaaattttctttctagcaaagtattgcaatatacatacaaaaattgCATTAGTGAAAACCGGACATGGCCCCCACAAATTTTTACTAAAGGCTATCCCAATCATAAATGACATAGCAGGACGTTTAGTATCAGTAAAAATACTTTACGTGGGTGcaacattgaaacattgtttcctctttatcaaagtaagtaaaattgttaaatcatacagaatcagaattaaaaaatacgtgCTCCAAAATTGAGTCGACGAATTGAAACTTGTTTTTTAGAGATATCAACAACAAAAGCTGGAAAAAGTATGGGGTACTCTTAAAACcgaaacagaaaggaaaaatatggaGAACGCTTTAATGACGCTAACTCCAGCCATGAAAGACTGTACATGAAATAAACTTTCgtaaagtaaaagtatttgtatttgtaaataggtgtacaaattgaacatggaataatttcttgaatatctttaattctcgtgcatacataatatatactagcgcggttaaatagtataattagtTTCCTATTATAATCGATTTCAAGCGAAGCAAGATAAAATGCGACAGGTGAATGGCCAATTGTCGAACGTTTAATAAGGGATAGCTTTGAGAAATTCGAAGAGCTTGAGTTACCCGTTttgaaacgatataaaagaaaccgaacgaatcgatttcataatattaattatacgcgaataattaagatacacgctgaaaattgaaataatacacgttgaaaataataatacggttgaaataaaaagcaataaaaatatcttaagcgatagaaaaggataaagatctagtttattttatattaaaattcattgttaaaagatttaaataattaacgaatccgAGAGCatcggaaattaaaattcaattttcgatacTCGCATTGATCAATTACTgccgttattttctacaacttaattctataagcACAACTTGTATTAATGTACGTTcctaataaataacgaataatatcgtCTTTATATCTACCGACAATGAATCGTTCTTTCAAGCAAATGGAAAACGGGAACTATTAACGCTTTTGAATTATGCAGCTACCCCTTGTCCTCTCCCTGAACTTGCCTAGGAGTTTACGACTCATTGACTCATCGTTACCCTCCGCCAAATACCAATAACAAGAAGCTGTCCCttgatcataaaatatattcgaagccaaacgatatttacgatataatcttCGGAATAGCTCAACCGACAACTATTACCGAACAAATAATTCTCTGCTGTACTTACTATATACTTAATACGACGACTGTGTAATTAAtgcataagaaataataaagcgaTGGTAGATGTATCTATCGTTCAATGTTTCAgtatataattctgtataaagtatatcattcgttcgaatatatttaagcgATATACGTACTTCGAATaactcataattataatattggcgAACTCCTACGAATGTAAACATAGAACATAAACTACCGCCCGAGACGATTGTTGCTCTAATAGCCCAGTGGTGATAACCATGTAACCCATATAGAGGTgacacataaattattatttattaaagagcgtaaatttaaaaaaaaagcaatgtaTTCGCTTCCTACTCGAcgactaataataaattacaatcgcaTTTTGCTCCAACTCTATCGTGATCGTTTATCCTCGGAAGCATTCTCGGACTTTGGTAATTGaggattaagaaagaaatttcgactACCTGAATACGCGCGCACCAATCCGTCTATCCCTTAAACAAATTAACAGCTGTGTAGGTTTTACCTGCCTGCTAACTAGGGGGTCTCATAAAATTCTTAATCTACAAACAAGTATGGTGGTGGTAACAGACTCTGTCGACTGTATAAGCTCGGCAACTAGCTCGGAAATTCATTCCCAATTCGAACATCGAACAGAACGTTTGAAAGTTCTGAGAGAgctttaattttgcaatttttaaaattctacatttctggAAGTACTTCGAGTTCGAAAGTTCTTCACGTTCGAGAATCCTTCGCATTTGgaaacatccttatacatcttcGTCACACTTGGAGCAgtaagtattttatttccttcaaatcgtttcttccaccgatttcttaaacaatttgtgaattttatttttccagattGTGCCTTATAACAAAACGATGGAGCAGTGCCGACTTGGATATAACCATTTGCATGTCATACCATCACCTCCGGAAGACCAACTACCACCGGATTACGTTGTAGTAAAATATAGTTGCCCGTGTGGTGAATTCCGTACACAATTTGCCCTGCATCTTCTCCTTTTATGCCATTTGATGGGAACACAAGGAATGAACATGGGCGGTCCTGAAGCACGTCAATATCTCCGGATGCTCTCCAATTTGCAACAAGAAGCACTTGACGCCATTCGCAACGAGATGAATGAAGTTGAAGTCTCTCCTGACCGATAAATTAATTCgacttagaaattaattatttaacttattttcttacatattattaaagattgtataaaatatttaatatgaaacattttataaaatatacatgtttataGTAGTTTGAAATCTTCAAATAGTGATTAATATCTTAGATGTTATGTATAAAAAGCTCATCGCACATATGTACTATTGCactttatagtaaataaattttatacttctacTGAAAAGATTGActctaaatttactttatcccttcaattccaatttatcatataatagattataatttctgtcgagtttgttaaaatttctttaacaacTTTTGTGCTTCCTGTTTAGCATCTCGATCATCTTCGTTCTTTGCAGGATATTCAAGggccatttttaaatatttcatagctagctctttttgatttaattttaagtaGGTTTTGCccaacattaataaattttgactGTAGAAATTGGGATCAATTTCCTCTGCGGTTTCAAAGTATTTTAGAGCTTCCTCGAATGATGAAGATGGTGGTTCTCCGAATATTAcagatgcaatttttctttgataCCATGTTAAATCGGCAACTTGATAGCACCAAGTACCAAGCATGTACATAAGTGTCGGTTCTTTTGGATTTAGTTCCATTGCTCTCTGCGATATTAAACATATTCGATCAATTGCTTGACATTGTGtcagggaacgaaatatttagaagtataatatatatatatatattatatactacatatatatattaatatattatcatgaaatataccagcatatgtttcttaatattatatgactcTTTTATTTGTGCTTTTACTCCTTCATAAAGAGTCTTAGAATTAAGAAGAATCGATGCCCATTTGTGTGCAGCCCAATTAtcctcttttatttcaagtgccttgagtattaaatcataagcttcgaaaattaatttctttccatcTACTTCGCTCACAATTTTAGACAATTTATACATTGCTCTACACAAACgccatataatttcaatatcaccGCTATCCTAGAAAAATGTTCAGTTTTGTTATCTACATTTATAAgtgatatacataatgtaattactttataatttattagaaggtCATGTATTTCCTGGTATTGTTCTTGCTCGTATAATGCATCGGCTTTTGCTATTAGAACTTCTTTTGTAGTTATGATTGTTTCATTATCACCCTTCTTTTTTGTAAGACCCCAAATACCCATAGCAGTGAACGACGATATGgtacataattttgttgttAACGTGTACTGATTGCTGCTCTAATAACGAAaactaattgaataatttttgcgcTATAGTTCCACAAAGAGCATAGAGATCTGAAATCGGATTAGAAAGttgtaaatagaatattcgtGTGTTTGTACTGGCATACAATAATATTGCTACCTTGATTCAGAATCTGTAGCTTTCCAGGTTAAGAAATCAGGCAGATCAAATAGCAGTGCTGCGCGGTTCCAAGATGAAGGTAGATTATTTTTGAGCCACAACATTTTGGGTGTTTGCATCTCTAACGATACTTTCCCACCTACATACTGAAGCATCTCGTGATTCtgttcatttataaaatcagCTTCTTTCTGTGCTCTATGGTCCATCCATAATATAACATTCTGTTTATCTTCacctgtaataaaaattccattggtaaacaaacatttcgtgcaattgaaagaagaattgcaattcatttgttaatttacCTGTTGGACTAACTGTGACTGGTGATCCTGTTTTGTCAATTGCTACCAATGAACAAGTAGCAGCAAAGCCAATACCCCGTACATATTCTGCAGAGATATCAGCTACAACTGActacaaacaataataaataaattatgtatagatatttgaatttattataaacaatatagaTTAATTCAGCTGAAGTTAGTACCTTTACTACATGGCAAACTGCACTCCAAATATTATCAGAtgattgttcataaaaattaggAGCGGGGTGGAAAATTTCAAGTGGGCATGTCGTCATTTTCAGTATCTTTCCTGTGGAAGACACTAGAGCAGCTCGAGCACTTCCTGTTCCTACATCAACACCCACATAGTAATCCATGTCTATATTCCTTGGAACCAGCACCTAAATTTTGTACCTTTCACTAAGAGAATCCAACTGAATGCTCTACTTCAGCTAGAATCATTATGAGTTGCAAATAAGAGTACATAACCATTATCAGTGAAGCTTTAGCGTAATCACaggcatattttttaatctcacaTGACCCTGAAATAACTCctgcaataataagaaatagtg of Bombus terrestris chromosome 5, iyBomTerr1.2, whole genome shotgun sequence contains these proteins:
- the LOC125385182 gene encoding ribonuclease P/MRP protein subunit POP5-like, translated to MVRFKNRYIIFEITVGDKSNKPLQLKTMILHNAIQQKVQQLYGDFGVAAIKAGFSAKYCNIHTKIALVKTGHGPHKFLLKAIPIINDIAGRLVSVKILYVGATLKHCFLFIKRYQQQKLEKVWGTLKTETERKNMENALMTLTPAMKDCT
- the LOC125385159 gene encoding regulator of microtubule dynamics protein 1-like, giving the protein MGIWGLTKKKGDNETIITTKEVLIAKADALYEQEQYQEIHDLLINYKDSGDIEIIWRLCRAMYKLSKIVSEVDGKKLIFEAYDLILKALEIKEDNWAAHKWASILLNSKTLYEGVKAQIKESYNIKKHMLRAMELNPKEPTLMYMLGTWCYQVADLTWYQRKIASVIFGEPPSSSFEEALKYFETAEEIDPNFYSQNLLMLGKTYLKLNQKELAMKYLKMALEYPAKNEDDRDAKQEAQKLLKKF